A DNA window from Alligator mississippiensis isolate rAllMis1 chromosome 11, rAllMis1, whole genome shotgun sequence contains the following coding sequences:
- the LOC106738825 gene encoding olfactory receptor 14C36-like yields MAYDRYIAICKPLHYEIIMNRRACIQMAACAWAAGVMYSALHTGSTFSLPFCHSNIINQFFCEIPQLLKLSCSDTYRRELAALVFSLCLALGCFAFIVVSYVQIFTAVWRIPSEQGRQKAFSTCIPHLIVVSLLLSTGSISYLKPVSDSSSPLDLLAAVLYSVVPPLMNPVIY; encoded by the coding sequence ATGGCATACGaccggtacattgccatctgcaaaccactgcattatgagataataatgaacaggagagcttgcatccagatggctgcctgtgcttgggctgctggtgtcatgtactctgcactgcacactgggagcacctttagtctccccttctgccactcaaatatcatcaaccagttcttctgtgaaataccccagctgctcaagctctcttgctctgacacataccgcagagagctggcagctcttgtcTTCAGTTTGTGTTTAGCTTTaggctgttttgctttcatcgttgtgtcgtatgttcagatcttcaccgcagtgtggagaatcccctcggagcagggccggcagaaagccttctccacctgcattcctcatctGATTGTGGTCTCCCTGCTTCTGTCTACTGGCAGCATTTCCTACTTGAAGCCCGTCTCTGACTCCTCGTCCcccctggatctcctggcagctgttctgtattctgtggtgcctccattgatgaatccggtcatctac